A section of the Larus michahellis chromosome 1, bLarMic1.1, whole genome shotgun sequence genome encodes:
- the PHKA2 gene encoding phosphorylase b kinase regulatory subunit alpha, liver isoform isoform X3 translates to MRSRSNSGVRLDGYARLVQRTILCHQNPVTGLLSAGADHKDAWVRDNIYSILAVWGLGMAYRKNADRDEDKAKAYELEQNVVKLMRGLLQCMMRQVDKVEKFKCTQSTKDCLHAKYNSATCATVVGDDQWGHLQVDATSLYLLFLAQMTASGLRIIFTLDEVTFIQNLVFYIEAAYKVADYGIWERGDKTNQGIPELNASSVGMAKAALEAIDELDLFGAHGGHKSVIHVLPDEVEHCQSILYSMLPRASTSKEIDAGLLSIISYPAFAVEDLNLVNVTKSEIISKLQGRYGCCRFLRDGYKTPREDPSRLHYDPAELKLFENIECEWPVFWTYFLIDGVFNEDKIQVQEYREALEGILIREKNGIVLMPELYAVPPEKVDEEYENPHTVDRVPVGKLPHLWGQSLYILSCLLAEGFLAAGEIDPLNRRFSTGFKPDVVVQVTVLAESNQIKDLLQDHGINVQSIADIYPLRVQPARILSNLYTMLGRNKNMKLSGRPHRHIGVLGTSKLYMIRNQIFTFTPQFTDQHHFYLALDNQMIVEMLKTELAYLTSCWRMTGRPTLTFPITHTMLVDDGTDIHPAVLATIRKLEDGYFGGARVKIGKLSEFLTTSFHTHLSFLDPDCDVKLFDDPNEGRDSPDSEYGGYPADFCERESQDELDQYINDILQSTALKSYLPPTSKTANQPPVFSANHSTKEILSIMAKTKGLEVPAVSMSLPTKVLNRHRKSLNLVDNPHFFETKDCENVSRLPKDAHGDLDCRRLVEQLKECPTLHDQADILYILHILKGADWDTELDGQCGVTVHCLLNELYRKAGLNQEWGLIRYISGILKKRLEVLAEACTDLLSHHKQLTVGLPPEPREKIITTPLPPEELTDLIYEASGQDISIAVLTQEIIMYLAMYVRSQPSLFVEMLRLRIGLIIQVMATELARSLKCSGEEASESLMNLSPFDMKNLLHHILSGKEFGVERSLRPVDSSSSSPAISIHEMGHSGATKTERSGITKLKSELKQFFHEGHSMSSSMFASTMDFSTLAPTLLLTSCIPELCSKRWRKFCLLQCAVERNSMHQAIKGTPPIPR, encoded by the exons ATGAGGAGCCGCAGCAACTCGGGGGTGCGCCTGGACGGCTACGCCCGCTTGGTCCAGCGGACCATCCTCTGCCACCAG AATCCAGTTACAGGTCTGCTTTCAGCTGGTGCAGACCATAAAGATGCCTGGGTACGGGACAACATCTACAGCATCCTGGCTGTGTGGGGGCTGGGGATGGCTTATCGGAAGAATGCAGACCGGGATGAGGATAAGGCCAAAGCCTACGAGCTTGAGCAG AATGTTGTGAAGTTGATGCGGGGACTCTTACAGTGCATGATGAGACAG gTAGATAAGGTAGAGAAGTTCAAATGCACACAGAGTACCAAGGACTGTCTACATGCCAAGTATAACTCTGCAACTTGTGCCACGGTGGTTGGGGATGACCAGTGGGGGCATCTACAAGTGGATGCAACTTCCCTTTACCTGCTCTTCTTGGCACAGATGACTGCATCAG GGTTGCGTATTATCTTCACCCTCGATGAAGTTACCTTTATTCAGAATCTTGTTTTTTATATAGAAGCTGCCTACAAAGTTGCT GATTATGGAATTTGGGAACGTGGTGATAAGACAAACCAGGGCATCCCTGAACTGAACGCAAGCTCCGTAGGGATGGCCAAA gctGCTTTGGAAGCAATTGATGAACTAGATCTTTTTGGAGCTCATGGAGGACACAAATCGGTGATCCATGTTCTTCCTGATGAAGTAGAACATTGTCAG TCAATTCTATACTCCATGTTGCCACGGGCATCCACGTCAAAGGAGATAGATGCTGGCCTTCTCTCTATTATTTCTTACCCAGCTTTTGCAGTGGAGGATCTAAACCTTGTTAATGTGACCAAAAGTGAAATCATATCCAAATTGCAG GGCCGCTATGGCTGCTGTCGCTTTCTCCGAGATGGTTACAAGACACCCAGAGAG GATCCAAGCAGGCTGCATTATGATCCTGCTGAGCTCAAGCTCTTCGAGAATATTGAATGTGAGTGGCCTGTATTCTGGACATACTTCCTAATTGATGGAGTATTTAATGAGGACAAAATTCag gtACAAGAGTATAGAGAGGCTCTGGAAGGAATACTTATTAGAGAGAAGAATGGAATAGTGCTAATGCCTGAACTGTACGCAGTCCCTCCAGAAAAG GTGGACGAGGAGTATGAAAATCCTCACACAGTGGATCGTGTCCCAGTGGGAAAGTTGCCTCATCTTTGGGGCCAATCATTGTATATCCTAAGCTGCCTATTAGCAGAG GGATTTCTTGCTGCCGGTGAAATTGATCCCTTAAACAGGAGATTTTCCACTGGATTTAAACCTGATGTTGTGGTACAAG TAACTGTTTTGGCAGAATCTAATCAAATAAAGGATCTCTTGCAAGACCATGGAATCAATGTTCAGAGCATTGCTGATATCTATCCGCTCAGAGTGCAGCCAGCTCGCATCCTGAGTAACCTCTACACCATGCTGG gccgGAACAAGAACATGAAATTAAGTGGACGGCCACACCGTCACATTGGCGTGTTAGGCACCTCCAAGCTGTACATGATAAGAAatcaaatatttacttttacCCCTCAG TTTACTGACCAGCATCACTTCTATCTGGCTCTAGACAATCAGATGATTGTGGAGATGCTCAAGACAGAGCTGGCTTATCTCACTTCTTGTTGGAGGATGACAGGGAGACCAACCCTGACGTTTCCCATCACCCACACAATGCTTG TTGATGATGGTACCGACATTCATCCAGCAGTTCTTGCCACCATAAGAAAATTAGAGGATGGTTATTTTGGAGGTGCAAG GGTGAAAATAGGCAAGCTATCAGAATTTCTTACCACCTCCTTTCATACGCATCTGAGCTTCCTGGATCCAGACTGTGACGTAAAACTGTTTGATGACCCTAATGAAGGCCGTGATAGTCCTGACAGTGAATATGGAGGCTATCCAGCAGACTTCTGTGAAAGAG AAAGCCAGGATGAGCTGGATCAATATATAAATGACATCCTGCAGAGTACAGCACTGAAGTCATACCTGCCTCCTACTTCAAAGACTGCTAATCAACCACCTGTGTTCAGTGCAAACCATTCAACAAAAGAGATACTGTCAATAATGGCCAAGACAAAGGGCTTAGAGGTTCCAG ctgTATCTATGTCTCTTCCCACTAAAGTTCTGAACAGGCACCGGAAGTCTCTGAATCTTGTTGATAATCCCCATTTCTTTGAGACAAAG GACTGTGAAAATGTTTCGCGCTTGCCTAAAGATGCTCATGGTGATTTGGATTGCAGGCGGCTTGTTGAGCAGCTAAAGGAATGCCCAACGCTCCATGATCAAGCAGATATCTTATATATCTTGCATATACTAAA AGGTGCTGACTGGGACACAGAGCTGGATGGACAGTGCGGCGTCACTGTTCATTGCCTACTCAACGAGCTCTACAGAAAGGCAGGCCTCAATCAAGAGTGGGGCTTGATCCGTTATATTTCTGGTATACTCAAAAAGAGACTGGAGGTCCTGGCTGAG GCATGCACAGACCTTCTGTCACACCACAAGCAACTTACAGTGGGCCTGCCACCAGAACCCCGTGAGAAAATCATTACCAC CCCACTGCCACCCGAGGAGCTCACAGATCTTATTTATGAAGCGAGCGGCCAAGACATCAGTATTGCAGTCCTGACACAG GAAATAATTATGTACTTGGCGATGTACGTCCGGTCACAGCCTAGTCTTTTTGTGGAGATGCTCAGGCTCCGCATTGGTCTGATAATTCAGGTGATGGCCACCGAGCTGGCTCGGAGTCTGAAATGCTCAG GTGAAGAAGCTTCAGAGAGTTTGATGAACCTAAGTCCCTTTGATATGAAAAATCTCCTACATCATATTCTCAGTGGGAAAGAGTTTGGTGTGGAAAGAAGCT TGCGACCTGTAGATTCCTCTTCATCTAGCCCTGCAATTTCTATTCATGAAATGGGGCATTCTGGAGCAaccaaaacagaaagaagtgGTATTACTAAATTGAAGAGTGAGTTGAAGCAG